Proteins encoded by one window of Cylindrospermum stagnale PCC 7417:
- a CDS encoding alpha/beta hydrolase — translation MTKTLDFIKVSPPTGQEPEGLIVALHGWGANAQDVASLLPYFNLPNYQFLFPDAPFPHAYSPMGKAWYDLQSENMYQGLTESRQLLTDWLLSAESNTGIPLSRTILSGFSQGGAMTLDVGLSLPLAGIVVMSGYLHPGAGTTANGSYPPTLIMHGRQDEVVPVQAAWKAREVVESLGVALEYHEFDMGHEISPQMLEVLRNFVVNAIG, via the coding sequence ATGACTAAAACTTTAGATTTTATTAAGGTTTCACCACCAACAGGACAAGAACCTGAAGGTTTAATCGTCGCTTTACACGGTTGGGGTGCAAATGCCCAAGATGTGGCGTCTTTATTACCGTATTTTAACTTGCCTAATTATCAGTTTCTGTTTCCCGATGCGCCTTTTCCCCATGCTTATTCTCCTATGGGGAAGGCATGGTATGATTTGCAGTCAGAAAATATGTATCAAGGGTTAACAGAAAGTCGTCAACTACTAACAGATTGGTTGCTATCAGCAGAGAGTAACACTGGTATACCTTTATCGCGGACTATTTTGAGTGGATTTTCTCAAGGCGGCGCTATGACTTTGGATGTAGGATTAAGTTTGCCTCTAGCAGGTATAGTCGTCATGAGTGGATATTTACATCCTGGTGCCGGAACGACAGCTAACGGTAGTTATCCCCCGACTTTAATTATGCATGGTAGACAAGATGAAGTTGTGCCAGTGCAAGCTGCATGGAAGGCAAGGGAAGTAGTAGAGTCTTTAGGAGTGGCGTTAGAGTACCACGAATTTGACATGGGACATGAAATTAGTCCACAAATGTTAGAAGTGCTACGAAATTTCGTTGTGAACGCGATTGGTTAG
- a CDS encoding tRNA dihydrouridine synthase has product MSQVSLPQSLQKDLPLTALAPMQDVTNLWFMKVIAHYGSPDYFFTEYFRVNDTSRLNRNILAAITENDTGRPVFAQMIGESIPDLVRTAKELCKYNIAGVDLNMGCPAPRIYRKNVGGGLLREPEKVERILGELRQAVSDRPLTVKMRVGFENTDNFYSILDIINRHSIDLLSLHGRTVKDMYHGEVKYDLIAEAVRRVHCPVLANGNINSATTAVEVLSQTGAQGVMVGRWAIGNPWLFNQIRQALRGEPITPVPLVEVRNYIERLWQTPAAPTIPVRARVGYLKMFLNYIALSVDAEGHFLRLMRHTSTEVELFNLCDRFLLAEVTKTLALEPYSGV; this is encoded by the coding sequence ATGTCCCAGGTATCGCTACCCCAATCGCTTCAGAAAGACCTACCGCTCACCGCTCTTGCGCCTATGCAGGATGTGACAAACCTCTGGTTTATGAAGGTTATTGCCCACTACGGCAGTCCTGACTACTTCTTCACCGAGTATTTCCGCGTGAATGATACCTCACGGCTCAATCGTAACATTCTGGCAGCAATCACCGAAAACGACACAGGTCGCCCGGTTTTTGCTCAAATGATTGGCGAAAGCATTCCAGATTTAGTAAGAACAGCAAAGGAACTCTGCAAATATAATATCGCTGGAGTAGACTTGAACATGGGCTGTCCAGCACCGAGAATCTATCGCAAAAATGTTGGGGGTGGATTGCTGCGAGAACCGGAAAAAGTGGAGCGGATTTTGGGAGAACTACGGCAGGCTGTAAGCGATCGCCCTTTAACCGTCAAGATGCGCGTAGGCTTTGAAAATACAGATAACTTTTACTCCATTCTAGATATAATCAATCGCCACAGCATTGATTTACTGAGTTTGCATGGTCGCACGGTGAAAGATATGTACCACGGGGAAGTGAAATATGATTTGATTGCGGAAGCGGTGAGACGGGTTCATTGTCCAGTGCTGGCTAATGGCAATATCAACTCAGCGACAACTGCTGTTGAAGTGCTTTCTCAAACGGGCGCTCAGGGTGTGATGGTGGGACGCTGGGCGATTGGGAATCCTTGGCTTTTTAATCAAATTCGCCAGGCTTTGCGAGGAGAGCCGATTACGCCCGTTCCTTTAGTAGAGGTACGCAACTATATTGAGCGTTTATGGCAAACCCCCGCAGCGCCAACCATACCAGTGCGAGCGCGGGTAGGCTACCTGAAAATGTTCCTCAACTACATTGCTTTGAGTGTTGATGCTGAAGGTCATTTCCTGCGGCTGATGCGACACACATCTACCGAGGTAGAACTGTTTAACCTCTGCGATCGCTTTCTCCTGGCTGAAGTAACGAAAACTTTAGCCCTAGAACCCTATTCTGGCGTTTAA
- a CDS encoding HD domain-containing protein → MTINRLTPQIQFIIEIDRLKQVLRQTSLIGGSRRENSAEHSWHLAVMAIALAEYAPDGVDISHVIKMLLIHDLVEIDVGDIFCYDVQANQNKTELEAQAAIRVFGLLPGNQAEELRSLWEEFEASETPAAKFAAALDRIQPLLHNQQNNGGTWLIYGITRDQAMKRVAPVEKGAPELWPFVLQLIEDSVAAGYLKETTAFLQI, encoded by the coding sequence GTGACAATTAACAGACTGACGCCACAAATTCAGTTCATCATCGAAATTGACCGCCTCAAACAGGTGCTGCGCCAAACGTCCCTTATTGGTGGTTCACGGCGAGAAAACAGTGCAGAACACTCCTGGCATTTGGCGGTAATGGCGATCGCATTAGCGGAATATGCCCCAGATGGGGTAGACATATCACATGTCATCAAAATGCTGCTGATTCACGACTTGGTAGAAATCGATGTGGGCGACATTTTCTGCTACGATGTCCAGGCTAATCAAAACAAGACAGAGTTAGAGGCACAAGCAGCAATTCGTGTATTCGGACTTTTGCCAGGAAATCAAGCCGAAGAATTACGTTCACTTTGGGAAGAGTTTGAAGCCTCTGAGACACCCGCAGCCAAATTTGCCGCCGCCCTAGATAGAATACAGCCGTTGCTGCACAATCAGCAAAATAATGGTGGGACTTGGCTGATATATGGAATTACGCGGGATCAGGCAATGAAACGAGTGGCACCAGTAGAAAAAGGTGCGCCAGAACTTTGGCCGTTTGTTTTGCAACTGATTGAGGATTCTGTGGCGGCGGGGTATTTGAAAGAGACTACTGCATTTTTGCAGATTTAG
- a CDS encoding site-2 protease family protein: MFTLSETTIIATILLVALGILGWGFYRARPFGKLGILAWLQSVVLMAPWLLFFGLFAAGIYINIVGILFLVVVSAGLYIFLGRKLRAAGQDAILRQRATDKLAADASSSANPPEPRVIELKLEALAIPDEDLSAIKGIFGIDTFFATETIAYQEGVVFKGNLRGEAEEVHNRLTKSLQERLGEKYRLFLVENTEAKPVVIILPSRSDPRPMLLPQKVFAVILLVATLATCLEAAGLLQNFDLFATPERFKETLAIGSGIFAILVAHEIGHWLLARSHQVTLSWPFFLPAVQIGSFGAITRFESLLPNRKALFDIALAGPAAGGIVSLLMLITGLLLSHPGSLFQLPNQFFQGSILVGSLARVVLGSALQSAVVSIHPLVVIGWLGLIITALNLMPAGQLDGGRIVQAIYGRKTAGRATIATLLLLGIVSLANPLAMYWLIVILLLQRDQERPSLNEITEPDDARAALGLLALFLMITTLLPLTPALAGRLGIGG; the protein is encoded by the coding sequence ATGTTTACTTTATCGGAAACTACTATCATCGCAACAATCTTGCTGGTAGCGTTGGGCATTTTGGGTTGGGGCTTTTATCGCGCCAGACCTTTTGGTAAACTGGGAATCTTAGCCTGGTTACAGTCGGTAGTGTTAATGGCTCCTTGGCTGCTGTTTTTTGGATTGTTTGCAGCTGGAATCTACATCAATATTGTGGGTATATTGTTCTTGGTAGTGGTTTCAGCAGGACTGTACATTTTTTTGGGGAGAAAATTACGCGCTGCCGGACAAGATGCCATACTCAGACAGCGGGCGACAGATAAGCTTGCCGCTGATGCCTCATCAAGCGCCAATCCCCCAGAGCCAAGAGTTATCGAGCTGAAACTAGAGGCGCTGGCAATACCCGATGAAGACCTGAGTGCAATTAAAGGTATTTTCGGTATTGATACGTTTTTTGCCACAGAAACGATCGCCTACCAAGAAGGAGTAGTTTTCAAAGGCAATCTGCGGGGAGAAGCCGAGGAGGTTCACAATCGTCTGACTAAGAGTTTGCAGGAACGCCTGGGTGAGAAATATCGCCTGTTCTTAGTAGAAAATACAGAAGCTAAACCTGTGGTGATTATCCTCCCTAGCCGCAGTGATCCCCGACCAATGCTGTTACCGCAAAAAGTTTTTGCTGTTATTTTATTGGTGGCAACACTCGCCACTTGTCTAGAAGCTGCGGGGTTACTGCAAAATTTTGATTTATTTGCCACCCCAGAGCGGTTTAAAGAAACTTTGGCCATAGGCAGTGGGATATTCGCGATTTTGGTAGCTCACGAAATCGGTCATTGGTTACTGGCGCGGAGTCACCAAGTCACCTTGAGTTGGCCTTTCTTTTTACCAGCCGTGCAAATTGGCTCCTTTGGTGCAATTACCCGCTTTGAGTCTCTATTGCCCAACCGCAAGGCATTATTTGATATTGCCTTAGCAGGGCCAGCGGCAGGCGGGATCGTTTCTTTGTTAATGCTGATCACTGGCTTGCTACTTTCCCACCCTGGCAGTTTATTTCAATTGCCAAATCAGTTTTTCCAAGGTTCGATTTTGGTAGGAAGCTTGGCGCGGGTGGTGCTGGGTTCGGCTTTACAGTCTGCTGTGGTGAGTATCCATCCCTTGGTGGTGATTGGTTGGCTAGGATTGATCATCACTGCTTTAAACTTAATGCCCGCAGGACAACTAGATGGTGGGCGCATTGTTCAAGCAATTTATGGACGAAAAACCGCAGGCAGGGCAACGATCGCGACTTTACTGTTGCTAGGGATTGTTTCTCTGGCTAATCCTCTAGCTATGTACTGGCTGATCGTCATTCTGTTATTACAACGGGATCAAGAACGCCCTAGCTTGAATGAAATCACTGAACCCGACGATGCTAGAGCCGCTTTGGGTCTTTTGGCGCTATTTTTGATGATTACCACTCTCTTACCCCTAACTCCTGCCTTGGCTGGACGCTTGGGAATCGGCGGTTAG
- the purH gene encoding bifunctional phosphoribosylaminoimidazolecarboxamide formyltransferase/IMP cyclohydrolase codes for MARLALLSVSNKTGVIDLARSLVEEFGFDIISSGGTAKTLKDAGIPVTKVSDYTGSPEILGGRVKTLHPRIHGGILAQRDVAQDLTDLENNQIRPIDLVVVNLYPFVEAIAKPGVTLSEAIEQIDIGGPAMLRASSKNFAHLTVLCEPSQYAEYLQELRDHAGKPTLEFRQRCALKGFLHTGSYDQAIASYLTEAIGAQETAPLPQQYNLSGQKLQSLRYGENPHQSAGWYQTETTPTGWAAATKLQGKELSYNNLVDLEAARRIISEFTDSPAATIIKHTNPCGTAEGSTIYDAYQKAFNADSTSAFGGIVALNRPIDADTARELTKTFLECVVAPGCEPDAQEILAAKANVRLLILPDLHSGPKETVKAIAGGFLIQAADDIIADVSQWQVVTERQPTASELTELLFAWKVCKHVKSNAIVVSGDRATLGVGAGQMNRVGSVKIALEQAGEKAKNAALASDGFFPFDDSVRTAAAAGITAIVQPGGSVRDQVVIKAANELGLVMVFTGVRHFLH; via the coding sequence ATGGCGCGTCTAGCCCTGCTGAGTGTATCTAACAAAACTGGTGTAATTGACTTAGCCCGTAGCTTGGTTGAAGAATTTGGCTTTGATATCATCAGCAGTGGGGGAACAGCCAAAACTCTGAAAGATGCCGGAATACCCGTTACTAAGGTTTCTGATTACACAGGTTCGCCGGAAATTTTAGGCGGTCGTGTCAAAACTCTCCATCCCCGGATTCATGGGGGAATTTTAGCACAGCGGGATGTGGCACAAGATTTGACAGATTTAGAAAATAACCAAATTCGTCCGATTGATTTGGTGGTGGTGAATCTTTATCCATTTGTGGAAGCGATCGCTAAACCAGGGGTAACATTATCTGAGGCGATTGAGCAAATTGATATCGGTGGCCCGGCAATGTTGAGGGCATCATCAAAAAACTTTGCTCATCTCACTGTCTTGTGTGAACCATCTCAATATGCCGAGTACTTGCAAGAATTGCGCGATCATGCTGGGAAACCAACTTTAGAGTTTCGCCAAAGGTGCGCTTTAAAAGGATTTTTACACACTGGCAGCTATGATCAAGCGATCGCATCTTACCTCACAGAGGCTATAGGAGCACAAGAAACTGCGCCCCTACCCCAACAATACAACCTCTCTGGACAAAAGCTGCAATCTCTACGCTATGGCGAAAACCCCCACCAAAGCGCTGGATGGTATCAAACTGAAACTACCCCAACAGGATGGGCCGCTGCAACCAAACTGCAAGGCAAAGAACTCAGTTACAACAACTTAGTTGATTTAGAAGCAGCACGGCGGATAATTTCTGAATTCACCGATAGCCCCGCAGCCACAATCATCAAACATACTAATCCCTGTGGCACCGCTGAAGGTAGCACAATTTATGATGCTTACCAAAAAGCTTTCAACGCTGACTCGACTTCTGCCTTTGGTGGTATTGTCGCCCTCAACCGTCCAATTGATGCTGATACCGCCAGGGAGTTAACCAAAACTTTTTTAGAATGCGTTGTCGCACCGGGTTGTGAACCAGATGCACAAGAAATTCTGGCAGCTAAAGCGAATGTCCGCCTGTTGATTTTACCAGATTTGCATAGTGGACCCAAAGAAACTGTCAAAGCGATCGCAGGTGGTTTTCTGATCCAAGCTGCCGATGACATCATTGCTGATGTGAGTCAATGGCAAGTTGTCACCGAACGCCAACCCACCGCAAGCGAGTTAACAGAATTGCTATTTGCCTGGAAAGTTTGCAAACACGTTAAATCAAATGCCATTGTCGTGAGTGGCGATCGCGCTACCCTAGGAGTAGGTGCTGGTCAAATGAACCGCGTTGGCTCAGTCAAAATTGCCCTAGAACAAGCTGGGGAAAAAGCCAAAAACGCCGCACTCGCCAGTGATGGATTTTTTCCCTTTGATGATTCAGTCAGAACCGCAGCAGCAGCAGGAATTACCGCCATTGTCCAACCAGGAGGAAGTGTGCGGGATCAAGTTGTGATCAAAGCCGCTAACGAACTGGGTTTAGTTATGGTGTTTACAGGTGTGCGTCACTTCTTACACTAA
- the coaBC gene encoding bifunctional phosphopantothenoylcysteine decarboxylase/phosphopantothenate--cysteine ligase CoaBC — protein MSMPSSFNPTSQIPNPKLSKRVLIAVGGGIAAYKVCELVSTLFKTGVEVRVILTLSAQKFITPLTLATLSRHHAYTDDDFWQPIHSRPLHIELGEWADLLVIAPLTANTLAKLACGMADNLLTNTVLASTSPVLLAPAMNTDMWEQLAVQRNWRQLLTDVRYHGMGTASGLLACDRIGAGRMAEPPEILTYIQSLLHTNGKRDLTGKRVLISAGGTREYFDPVRFIGNPSTGKMGLALAQAALHRGASVTLVHGIASWDVPLGVQAIPVNTSEEMQQAMLAYFPNADVTVMSAAVADVKPRDYSTEKLPKRSLPQALPLEPVPDIVAELAKLKQPHQQLIGFAAQTGDIVTPAREKLQSKKLDAIVANPIDQADSGFGSDHNQAIFLDQQGRQLAIAPCTKLEMSHQLFDFIQSLR, from the coding sequence ATGTCTATGCCATCATCCTTCAATCCAACATCCCAAATCCCAAATCCCAAATTATCAAAACGGGTTTTAATTGCTGTAGGTGGCGGCATCGCCGCCTACAAAGTTTGTGAGTTGGTTTCGACGCTATTTAAAACTGGGGTAGAAGTGCGTGTCATTCTCACTCTTTCTGCCCAAAAATTTATCACCCCTCTAACTTTAGCTACCCTATCTCGTCATCACGCCTACACAGATGATGATTTTTGGCAACCGATTCACTCGCGTCCGTTGCACATTGAATTGGGTGAATGGGCCGATTTATTGGTCATTGCTCCCTTGACTGCGAATACTTTGGCAAAGTTAGCTTGCGGGATGGCTGACAATTTGCTGACAAATACTGTTCTTGCTTCTACAAGTCCAGTGTTGTTGGCACCGGCAATGAATACAGATATGTGGGAACAGTTGGCGGTGCAGCGGAATTGGCGTCAGTTGTTGACAGATGTTCGATATCATGGTATGGGTACAGCATCGGGGTTATTGGCTTGCGATCGCATCGGTGCAGGCAGAATGGCAGAACCCCCAGAGATTTTAACTTATATCCAATCGCTGTTACACACCAACGGAAAGCGGGATTTAACCGGCAAACGAGTGTTGATTAGTGCTGGGGGAACAAGAGAATATTTTGACCCCGTGAGATTTATTGGCAATCCCTCCACAGGTAAAATGGGATTAGCCTTAGCACAAGCGGCACTGCACCGAGGCGCAAGTGTAACTCTGGTGCATGGAATAGCGAGTTGGGATGTACCATTGGGAGTGCAAGCAATTCCCGTGAACACTTCAGAAGAAATGCAGCAGGCAATGTTGGCATATTTCCCCAATGCCGATGTGACTGTGATGTCGGCAGCGGTGGCGGATGTCAAGCCTAGAGATTATAGTACAGAAAAATTGCCCAAGCGATCGCTACCTCAAGCTTTACCTTTAGAACCAGTACCGGATATTGTGGCAGAATTAGCGAAACTCAAACAACCCCATCAGCAGTTAATTGGGTTTGCAGCGCAGACAGGAGATATTGTCACCCCAGCGCGGGAAAAGTTGCAGAGTAAAAAATTAGATGCGATCGTTGCTAATCCGATAGATCAAGCTGATAGTGGTTTTGGCAGTGATCATAATCAAGCGATATTTTTAGATCAGCAAGGACGTCAATTAGCGATCGCACCTTGTACAAAATTAGAAATGTCCCATCAGTTATTTGATTTTATTCAGTCATTACGGTGA
- a CDS encoding glycoside hydrolase family 10 protein yields MLALSMVTAITLSLPLNAQTTVARSPTSELRGVWLTNIDSDVLFERDRLKKSLQRLDELNFNTVYPAVWNWGYTLYPSKVAAKVIGRSLDPTPGLQGRDMLKEIVTEGHKKGLTVIPWFEFGFMAPADSLLAKNRPQWLTSRSDGTRIVKEGTHERVWLSPFRPDVQQFIQDLIVEIVKNYDIDGIQFDDHFGLPSELGYDAYTVALYQKEHRGRAPSKNPKDPEWVSWRANKITNFMKRVFTAIKANKKDCLVSVAPNPQRFSYEYFLADWQKWERMGIIEDLVLQIYRNDLNVFISELEYPEVKAARSHIPVSIGILSGLKNRSVPMSQIQTQVQKVRDRNFAGVSFFFYETLWNMSQEKPLARQQSFQKIFPTATAYPNLLTGWKP; encoded by the coding sequence GTGGCGCGATCGCCTACTTCAGAGTTGCGGGGGGTGTGGTTAACAAATATTGATAGTGATGTGTTGTTTGAGCGCGATCGCCTCAAGAAGTCCTTACAACGCTTGGATGAACTCAACTTTAATACCGTATATCCGGCTGTTTGGAATTGGGGTTATACACTTTATCCCAGTAAAGTTGCAGCCAAGGTGATTGGGCGATCCCTCGATCCCACACCCGGACTGCAAGGGCGGGATATGCTCAAAGAAATTGTCACAGAGGGACATAAAAAAGGGTTAACCGTGATTCCTTGGTTTGAATTTGGCTTTATGGCACCGGCTGATTCTCTCTTAGCCAAAAATCGCCCCCAATGGCTAACTAGTCGCAGCGACGGTACGCGGATTGTCAAGGAAGGAACACATGAGCGGGTTTGGCTGAGTCCCTTTCGCCCGGATGTGCAACAATTTATCCAAGATTTAATTGTGGAAATCGTCAAAAACTACGATATCGACGGTATTCAGTTTGACGACCATTTCGGTTTACCATCTGAATTGGGCTACGATGCTTACACAGTAGCACTTTACCAAAAAGAACACCGTGGTCGAGCGCCTTCCAAGAACCCGAAAGATCCAGAATGGGTAAGTTGGAGAGCTAACAAAATTACCAACTTTATGAAGCGGGTGTTCACAGCTATCAAGGCTAATAAAAAAGATTGCCTTGTTTCCGTTGCGCCTAACCCCCAGCGTTTTTCCTATGAGTACTTTTTAGCAGACTGGCAGAAGTGGGAACGGATGGGAATCATCGAAGATTTAGTTTTGCAGATATATCGCAATGATCTGAATGTTTTTATCAGTGAATTAGAGTATCCAGAAGTGAAAGCTGCCCGGAGTCATATTCCTGTGAGTATCGGCATTTTGAGCGGGTTAAAAAATAGGTCAGTGCCGATGTCACAGATTCAGACACAAGTGCAAAAAGTGCGCGATCGCAATTTTGCTGGAGTCTCCTTCTTTTTCTATGAAACCCTCTGGAACATGAGCCAAGAAAAACCCTTAGCGCGTCAGCAGAGTTTCCAGAAAATCTTCCCCACCGCCACAGCTTACCCGAATCTACTCACAGGCTGGAAACCTTAA
- a CDS encoding Uma2 family endonuclease: MVASPEIYITPEEYLELEENSPIKHEYIDGYIYAMAGALEAHVTIAGNLFALLRNHVRGSGCRVYISDMKARIESLNRFYYPDVMVTCDQRDQETAGYKKFPCLIIEVLSNSTEGFDRGDKFADYQTLESLQEYVLINTKKQRVECFRRNDQGLWVLQSYVGEQTFFQLHSINFEGTMTQLYEDVNFDLPPQPQN; the protein is encoded by the coding sequence ATGGTTGCTTCCCCTGAAATTTACATTACCCCAGAAGAATACTTAGAACTGGAAGAAAACAGCCCCATCAAACATGAATATATTGATGGGTACATCTACGCAATGGCTGGGGCACTTGAAGCTCATGTGACGATCGCTGGAAACCTGTTTGCATTGCTGCGTAATCATGTGCGTGGTTCTGGCTGTCGCGTATATATTTCTGATATGAAAGCAAGAATAGAATCTCTAAATAGATTCTATTATCCTGATGTGATGGTGACTTGCGACCAACGCGACCAAGAAACGGCTGGGTATAAAAAATTTCCTTGTTTAATAATTGAAGTGTTATCTAACTCTACCGAAGGTTTTGATAGAGGGGACAAATTCGCCGATTATCAAACTCTGGAGAGTTTACAAGAATATGTGTTAATTAATACTAAAAAACAAAGGGTTGAATGCTTCCGTCGTAATGATCAAGGGCTGTGGGTTTTACAGTCTTATGTAGGGGAACAAACATTTTTTCAACTGCACAGCATTAACTTTGAAGGGACGATGACGCAACTGTATGAAGACGTGAATTTTGATTTGCCGCCTCAACCCCAGAATTGA
- a CDS encoding RNA-guided endonuclease InsQ/TnpB family protein: MALRRATFRLYPNKEVSLMLSYHRQLHKDLYNSAISNRITAYKKFGKSVSYFEQQNCLPDFKEVWTEYKQINSQALQATLKRVDFAFQRFFKGLAKYPRFKSIRHYSGWTYPSFTGWKLHSTGDNGYLELSKIGQIQMRGKARLWGQPKTLDIVYRNGKWYASITLEVDENLLKNSRQTASGIIAIDLGCNDAIAWSNGEENGLVPAPRFFRIAEQENKRLSKIKRRKRSPSFQKKIKASRRWKKAQKQISKLHRKVANQRQNWVHQETARIISGNSTVVTEKLEVKNMTSKAKKVQRKKQKAGLNKSILDVGMGMIRDTLKAKLDDVGGVFVEVPTRKVRPSQTCPQCGYQEKKSLAERIHVCQNCGYTQQRDIASAEVMLLCLNNKLPGLGTSLVDVDDSSSTSNTNKRKNAGSMKQLGRMKRQKSQLTDGYAETPSSTK, encoded by the coding sequence ATGGCGTTACGTAGAGCAACTTTCCGACTATATCCAAATAAGGAAGTAAGTCTTATGTTGTCCTACCACCGCCAGCTTCACAAAGACTTATATAACTCAGCAATATCTAACAGAATTACTGCTTACAAGAAGTTTGGCAAATCTGTTTCCTACTTTGAACAACAAAATTGTTTACCTGACTTCAAGGAAGTTTGGACAGAATATAAACAAATAAATTCTCAAGCATTACAAGCAACATTAAAGCGAGTAGATTTTGCTTTTCAACGGTTTTTTAAGGGACTAGCAAAGTATCCTAGATTCAAATCAATTAGGCATTATTCAGGTTGGACTTACCCATCATTTACTGGATGGAAATTACACAGTACGGGCGATAACGGTTATTTAGAATTATCCAAGATTGGTCAAATTCAAATGCGTGGTAAAGCTAGGCTTTGGGGACAGCCCAAAACTCTAGATATTGTTTATCGTAACGGTAAATGGTATGCTTCCATTACATTAGAAGTTGATGAAAATTTGCTAAAAAATAGCCGACAAACCGCTTCGGGAATTATTGCTATTGATTTAGGATGTAATGATGCGATTGCTTGGAGTAATGGCGAGGAAAATGGCTTAGTTCCTGCACCTCGATTTTTCCGGATAGCCGAACAAGAAAACAAACGTTTGAGTAAAATTAAACGTCGCAAGCGTTCACCTAGTTTCCAGAAAAAGATTAAGGCTTCTAGAAGATGGAAGAAAGCCCAGAAGCAGATTAGTAAACTTCATAGAAAAGTTGCTAACCAACGTCAAAATTGGGTACATCAAGAGACTGCACGGATTATTAGCGGTAACAGCACGGTAGTCACTGAAAAGCTAGAAGTTAAGAACATGACCTCCAAAGCCAAAAAAGTCCAACGCAAAAAACAAAAAGCCGGGCTAAATAAATCAATTCTTGATGTGGGCATGGGGATGATTCGAGATACACTAAAAGCCAAATTAGATGATGTTGGCGGTGTATTTGTAGAAGTTCCTACTAGGAAGGTAAGACCATCTCAAACTTGTCCTCAATGTGGATATCAAGAAAAGAAGAGTTTAGCCGAAAGAATTCATGTTTGCCAAAACTGCGGATATACTCAACAGCGCGATATCGCATCAGCAGAAGTCATGTTGCTTTGCCTGAATAATAAATTGCCGGGGTTAGGAACTAGCCTCGTAGACGTAGATGATTCTAGCTCTACTTCAAACACCAACAAACGCAAGAATGCTGGAAGCATGAAGCAACTAGGTCGTATGAAACGTCAAAAATCTCAACTTACTGATGGGTATGCAGAAACCCCATCTTCAACGAAGTAA
- a CDS encoding 2Fe-2S iron-sulfur cluster-binding protein, whose translation MKTYRVELVNRRNFVVEVAENEYILDAVEAAGLRLPVGCRYGACITCAARLIEGKVDQSEATALKPTQEATGYVLLCIAYPRSDCKFEVGVECQDELYINPFKGRR comes from the coding sequence ATGAAAACCTATCGGGTAGAATTGGTCAATCGCCGCAACTTTGTGGTAGAAGTGGCGGAAAATGAATATATTTTAGATGCTGTCGAAGCTGCTGGCTTACGTTTGCCTGTTGGTTGTCGATACGGTGCCTGTATTACCTGTGCAGCCAGACTGATTGAGGGGAAAGTTGATCAGTCTGAAGCAACTGCACTTAAACCCACACAAGAAGCGACAGGTTACGTTTTGCTGTGCATCGCCTATCCTCGTTCAGATTGTAAATTTGAAGTCGGCGTGGAATGCCAAGATGAATTGTACATCAACCCCTTCAAAGGTCGCCGTTGA
- a CDS encoding RNaseH domain-containing protein produces MILFSHYGDWTSLPAPLFFERVVRDYISDFALTEAIADEDTEAASD; encoded by the coding sequence TTGATTTTATTCAGTCATTACGGTGATTGGACATCTTTACCCGCACCCCTATTTTTTGAGCGTGTTGTGCGGGACTACATTAGCGATTTTGCCCTGACCGAAGCGATCGCAGATGAGGATACAGAAGCAGCATCAGATTAA
- the isiD gene encoding protein IsiD — protein MKTLSISRKEIAAMTAAEVEELATRLELDNYSNAFEGLNDWHLLRAIAFQRPELVEDYIHLLDLEPYDEA, from the coding sequence ATGAAAACTCTAAGCATTTCTAGGAAAGAAATTGCTGCCATGACTGCGGCAGAGGTGGAAGAATTGGCTACACGTCTGGAGCTGGATAATTACAGTAATGCTTTTGAGGGTTTGAATGATTGGCATCTACTGCGAGCGATCGCATTTCAGCGTCCGGAGTTGGTTGAAGACTATATCCATCTCTTAGATTTGGAACCCTACGATGAAGCATAA